One region of Microbacterium sp. M28 genomic DNA includes:
- a CDS encoding AAA family ATPase — protein sequence MDSIWEPGSRRRREQPVVAVRPADDAPAPDGTWPASIPAVAQVLNEGIDLAAGVTFLVGENGSGKSTLVEGVAVAYGLSPEGGSRQAMHSTRPSESPLSDWLRLQRGVGASRWGFFLRAETMHSFYTYLEENPSMSSPDLTFHEMSHGESFLALLGSRFRDPGFYCLDEPEAALSFQSTLALITVLQRIVDDGGQVLCATHSPVLASLPGARILEVGEWGIREADWEDLELVRHWRSFLDSPPRYLRHLLG from the coding sequence ATGGACTCGATCTGGGAGCCGGGGAGTCGGCGCAGGCGCGAGCAGCCGGTGGTGGCGGTCCGACCCGCCGATGACGCGCCCGCCCCTGATGGCACCTGGCCGGCGAGCATCCCCGCGGTCGCGCAGGTGCTGAACGAGGGGATCGACCTCGCTGCGGGCGTGACCTTCCTCGTCGGCGAGAACGGAAGCGGCAAGTCCACGCTCGTCGAGGGGGTGGCGGTCGCGTACGGCCTGTCGCCGGAAGGCGGCTCGAGGCAGGCGATGCACAGCACGCGCCCGTCCGAGTCGCCGCTGTCGGACTGGCTCCGTCTGCAGCGCGGCGTCGGCGCGAGTCGGTGGGGTTTCTTCCTCCGAGCCGAGACGATGCACTCGTTCTACACGTATCTCGAGGAGAACCCCTCGATGAGTTCGCCGGACCTGACGTTTCACGAGATGAGCCACGGCGAATCGTTCCTCGCCCTGCTGGGAAGCCGGTTCCGCGACCCCGGCTTCTACTGTCTCGACGAGCCGGAGGCGGCGCTGTCGTTCCAATCCACACTGGCGCTGATCACGGTCCTGCAGCGGATCGTCGACGACGGCGGACAGGTGCTGTGCGCGACGCATTCGCCGGTGCTCGCCTCGCTCCCCGGGGCGCGCATCCTCGAAGTCGGCGAGTGGGGCATCCGCGAGGCGGACTGGGAGGATCTCGAACTGGTCCGGCACTGGCGGTCGTTCCTGGATTCGCCACCGCGCTATCTGAGGCATCTGCTCGGCTGA
- a CDS encoding L-serine ammonia-lyase, iron-sulfur-dependent, subunit alpha: protein MSAYVSAFDLFSIGVGPSSSHTVGPMRAALDFVRRTPLDAVARVTCTLYGSLGATGIGHGTPDAVVAGLRGLSPETCDPAQVRQAWASYPEGAPLLLGGVNPIAFRKEDIEFAPRTRLPGHPNAMTIVAHDADAVVIAEETYYSVGGGFIRRDGEDAQIARSELPFAYRDAAGLLALCDEHGLTIAEVARRNETALRPEAEVAAGLDAIWDAMAGCVDAGLHADGVLPGILKVKRRAAAIRAQLEAAEADSGREIPGEWLGAFALAVNEENAAGGRVVTAPTNGAAGILPAVAMYWWRFLADSGLGSGNAVTPHGELVGSALLQSPTEPVDAEALGEEAVAEANRRRGIRRFLLTATALGSLFKANASISGAEGGCQAEVGSACAMAAGGLTAVMGGTNRQIENAAEIAMEHHLGLTCDPIGGLVQIPCIERNAIAASTAVTAARLALRGDGQHYVSLDAVVETMRQTGLDMSTKYKETSEGGLAVNVIEC from the coding sequence GTGTCTGCGTACGTCTCCGCCTTCGACCTCTTCTCCATCGGTGTGGGGCCGTCGAGCTCTCACACGGTCGGGCCGATGCGTGCGGCTCTCGACTTCGTCCGCCGCACTCCGCTGGATGCCGTCGCGCGCGTCACGTGCACGCTGTACGGGTCGCTCGGAGCGACCGGCATCGGGCACGGCACTCCGGATGCCGTCGTGGCGGGTCTGCGCGGACTGAGCCCGGAGACGTGCGACCCGGCGCAGGTGCGCCAGGCATGGGCTTCGTATCCCGAAGGCGCGCCTCTGCTGCTCGGCGGCGTGAACCCGATCGCTTTCCGCAAGGAGGACATCGAGTTCGCTCCGCGGACCCGCCTGCCGGGGCATCCGAACGCCATGACGATCGTCGCGCACGACGCGGATGCCGTGGTGATCGCCGAGGAGACCTACTACTCGGTCGGGGGCGGATTCATCCGTCGCGACGGCGAGGACGCGCAGATCGCCAGGAGCGAGCTGCCGTTCGCGTACCGCGATGCCGCCGGACTGCTCGCACTGTGCGACGAGCACGGACTGACCATCGCCGAGGTCGCGCGGCGCAACGAGACGGCACTGCGCCCGGAAGCCGAGGTCGCCGCCGGTCTCGACGCGATCTGGGATGCGATGGCCGGTTGTGTGGATGCGGGCCTGCACGCGGACGGGGTGCTGCCTGGCATCCTCAAGGTGAAGCGCCGCGCCGCGGCGATCCGCGCACAGCTCGAGGCGGCAGAAGCCGACAGCGGGCGCGAGATCCCCGGTGAGTGGCTCGGGGCCTTCGCGCTCGCCGTGAACGAGGAGAACGCAGCGGGTGGCCGGGTCGTCACGGCGCCGACCAACGGCGCCGCCGGCATCCTGCCCGCCGTCGCGATGTACTGGTGGCGTTTCCTCGCCGACTCGGGTCTCGGATCCGGCAACGCGGTGACCCCGCACGGCGAGCTGGTCGGCAGTGCGCTGCTGCAGTCGCCCACAGAGCCGGTCGATGCGGAAGCGCTCGGAGAGGAGGCCGTCGCCGAGGCGAACCGTCGCCGCGGCATCCGGCGCTTCCTGCTGACGGCCACGGCGCTCGGATCGCTGTTCAAGGCGAACGCTTCCATCTCGGGTGCGGAGGGCGGCTGCCAGGCCGAGGTGGGCTCGGCCTGCGCGATGGCGGCTGGCGGCCTCACCGCGGTCATGGGCGGCACCAACAGGCAGATCGAGAACGCGGCCGAGATCGCGATGGAGCATCATCTGGGGCTGACCTGCGACCCGATCGGCGGACTGGTGCAGATCCCTTGTATCGAACGCAACGCGATCGCGGCATCCACGGCCGTCACGGCGGCGCGGCTCGCGCTCCGAGGCGACGGACAGCACTACGTCTCGCTGGATGCCGTGGTCGAGACGATGCGGCAGACCGGTCTGGACATGTCGACCAAGTACAAGGAGACCAGCGAGGGCGGCCTCGCGGTCAACGTGATCGAGTGCTGA